One window of Acidimicrobiales bacterium genomic DNA carries:
- a CDS encoding class I SAM-dependent methyltransferase — MDPRHRDAAEQARGFMPPDEGLALHDAAITVPRGGSPILEIGSYCGKSSIYLGSAARARDVVVFALDHHRGSEENQPGWEWHEPDLVDPEVGRIDTLPRFRRTVHDAGLEPVVVALVGDSPTVGRHWRTPLSLLFIDGGHGTEPAHRDYELWTPWVEPGGLLAIHDVFPDPADGGRPPFEIYCRALDSQQFTDVSATGSLRVLRRTA; from the coding sequence GTGGACCCCCGGCACCGCGACGCCGCCGAGCAGGCCCGCGGCTTCATGCCTCCCGACGAAGGCCTCGCGCTGCACGACGCCGCCATCACGGTCCCCCGGGGCGGGTCGCCGATCCTCGAGATCGGCAGCTACTGCGGCAAGTCGTCGATCTACCTCGGATCGGCCGCCCGGGCACGCGACGTGGTCGTCTTCGCGCTCGACCACCACCGCGGCTCGGAGGAGAACCAGCCGGGGTGGGAGTGGCACGAACCGGACCTCGTCGACCCCGAGGTGGGCCGCATCGACACCCTCCCCCGCTTTCGACGCACCGTGCACGACGCCGGCCTCGAACCGGTGGTGGTGGCGCTCGTGGGCGACTCGCCGACCGTCGGGCGCCACTGGCGCACACCGCTGTCGCTGCTGTTCATCGACGGGGGCCACGGCACCGAGCCGGCCCACCGCGACTACGAGCTGTGGACACCGTGGGTGGAGCCGGGTGGCCTGCTGGCCATCCACGACGTGTTCCCCGACCCGGCCGACGGCGGCCGCCCGCCGTTCGAGATCTACTGCCGGGCCCTCGACTCACAGCAGTTCACCGACGTCTCGGCCACCGGCTCGCTACGGGTCCTGCGCCGCACCGCCTGA